A single region of the Bacillus cereus genome encodes:
- a CDS encoding M15 family metallopeptidase → MVLALGWSLAACSGKQTSQETTNNNDKNKNEINAKKKDVLPISDPNDWRIILVNRDHMLSKELGIELTSITQNAKPNMKIDSRIATSYQDMVAAAKKEGINLYLRSGYRAIKLQQTYYDASVKSYKSQGLSDKEASAKALEYLQYPGASEHHTGLALDIISVEWQNTVEDLNAKFETTDAFKWLDKNAAEYGFILRYPKDKENITGIKYEPWHYRYVGKEVAVYLKEKGLTLEEYSEKIKSGK, encoded by the coding sequence TTGGTATTGGCATTGGGATGGAGCCTTGCTGCTTGTAGTGGAAAACAAACATCTCAGGAAACTACTAATAATAACGATAAAAATAAAAATGAGATAAATGCGAAGAAAAAAGATGTTTTACCTATCTCTGATCCTAATGATTGGAGAATTATTCTTGTAAATAGAGACCATATGTTATCAAAGGAACTAGGAATTGAATTAACAAGTATCACCCAAAATGCTAAGCCAAATATGAAAATAGATAGTAGAATTGCAACTTCCTATCAGGATATGGTAGCAGCTGCAAAAAAAGAGGGAATCAATCTTTATTTAAGATCAGGTTATCGAGCTATAAAATTACAACAAACGTATTATGATGCTTCAGTTAAAAGCTATAAATCTCAAGGTTTGTCGGATAAAGAGGCTAGTGCTAAGGCATTGGAATATCTTCAGTATCCTGGCGCAAGTGAACATCATACTGGATTAGCATTAGACATTATTTCAGTTGAATGGCAGAATACTGTAGAAGATTTAAATGCAAAATTTGAAACTACCGATGCATTCAAATGGTTAGATAAGAATGCTGCAGAGTATGGATTTATTCTCCGCTATCCGAAAGATAAAGAGAATATTACTGGCATTAAGTATGAGCCATGGCACTATCGTTATGTAGGAAAAGAAGTTGCTGTTTATCTAAAAGAAAAAGGGTTAACTTTAGAAGAATATAGCGAAAAAATTAAGTCTGGCAAGTAA
- a CDS encoding CapA family protein, giving the protein MLDTLQRSKKFFLLCLIFLVILTACDNTDVKTSKASLPPAQSNTDKSLKTPNWVDKSPIQQSPNFTEDKKVKSVVNLLATGDNLYHDAVIKDGKQKDGSYDYNYIYENIKKAVKSSDLAIVNQETPIAGNNLKVQGYPTFNTPEEVGQSLVDTGFNIVTQATNHAMDMGIKGVANTREYWKKYPDVIPVGINESQNERNEIKTITKNGIRFALLNYTYGTNGIKIPADKSWALNLIDKKAIQNDVEKAKSSSDMVIVMVHWGVEYTSTPSNQQKEVAQYLTDLGVDVVIGNHPHVIQPVEWKQNKDGHQTLIYYSLGNLISAQEKLETLIGGLSYIQFVKYEDETFGIRQAAVVPTVTDYADGKKHFKIQFLKDYSDENSKNHGIKEFVGPVSLKDFKDIPKDVLGNWYKD; this is encoded by the coding sequence ATGTTAGATACTTTACAAAGAAGTAAAAAGTTTTTTTTATTATGTCTTATTTTTTTAGTGATTTTAACCGCTTGTGATAATACAGATGTTAAGACATCTAAAGCTTCATTACCACCGGCACAATCAAATACAGATAAATCATTAAAAACACCGAATTGGGTAGATAAAAGTCCTATCCAACAGTCTCCTAATTTTACGGAAGATAAAAAAGTAAAATCGGTTGTGAATTTATTAGCAACGGGTGATAATTTATACCATGACGCAGTAATTAAAGATGGCAAACAAAAAGACGGTTCATATGATTATAACTATATTTATGAAAATATCAAAAAAGCTGTTAAATCAAGTGATCTTGCTATAGTGAACCAGGAGACCCCGATTGCAGGAAATAATTTAAAAGTACAGGGATATCCTACTTTCAATACACCTGAAGAAGTGGGTCAATCTCTAGTGGATACTGGATTCAATATAGTGACTCAAGCGACAAATCACGCTATGGATATGGGTATTAAAGGTGTTGCGAATACAAGAGAATACTGGAAGAAATATCCGGATGTTATCCCGGTAGGCATTAATGAGAGTCAAAACGAGCGCAATGAAATAAAAACGATTACAAAAAATGGGATTCGTTTTGCGTTACTTAATTATACATATGGTACGAATGGAATTAAAATTCCAGCTGATAAGTCTTGGGCATTAAATTTAATTGATAAAAAAGCGATACAAAATGATGTGGAAAAGGCAAAGAGTAGTTCTGATATGGTGATTGTTATGGTGCATTGGGGAGTTGAATATACCTCTACACCTTCAAACCAACAAAAAGAAGTTGCTCAATATTTAACAGATTTAGGTGTAGATGTAGTAATTGGAAATCATCCACATGTAATTCAACCAGTTGAGTGGAAACAAAATAAAGATGGACATCAAACGCTAATCTATTATTCTCTTGGAAACCTTATTTCTGCTCAAGAAAAATTAGAAACATTGATTGGAGGACTATCGTATATACAATTTGTCAAGTATGAAGATGAAACTTTTGGTATACGACAAGCTGCAGTTGTACCGACAGTAACCGACTATGCTGATGGTAAGAAACATTTTAAAATTCAATTTTTAAAAGATTATTCGGATGAAAATTCTAAAAATCATGGGATTAAAGAATTTGTCGGCCCCGTTTCTTTGAAGGATTTCAAGGATATTCCTAAAGATGTGTTGGGAAATTGGTATAAAGACTAA
- a CDS encoding NETI motif-containing protein: MTKQPNKKKFEVLENETITECLARMEQEGYAPSRRMEEPIFHEVKKDGKTEVEPCGRKIVFEGKLK; the protein is encoded by the coding sequence ATGACAAAACAACCTAATAAGAAAAAATTTGAAGTACTAGAAAATGAAACAATTACAGAGTGCTTGGCACGCATGGAACAAGAAGGATACGCACCATCTCGTCGCATGGAAGAGCCAATCTTTCATGAAGTAAAGAAAGACGGGAAAACAGAAGTTGAACCGTGTGGTAGAAAAATTGTTTTTGAGGGGAAATTGAAGTAA
- a CDS encoding MFS transporter codes for MSMRFTFWIMVGIVAISGLSQGMLLPAIAMIFEQEGVSSSINGIHATALYIGILFISPFLEKPMQKFGMKPIIVIGGFLVIISLFFFTQTFSFWVWFVLRFLVGVGDHMLHVGTQTWITTTSDPSKIGRQVSIYGVFFGIGFAVGPYLASTVQYGLATPFIVSTILCLIGWLLLLPTKNAFPAQDEAKTESESSFSRYKQVVGLAWIALIGPLAYGVLEAMLNSNLPVYALRKGWSVSEVSFLLPAFAVGGIITQIPLGMLSDKYGRDRILTWMFSVSTGIFLLAAVFDQYYWIVFACMLLAGMVIGSCFSLGLGFMTDLLPRHLLPAGNILSGIAFSLGSIMGPVLGGVFIEKIQYTSFFIAVMIIMGILAMLYIIYMKNQFASRKIESRLGHDKTT; via the coding sequence ATGTCAATGCGTTTTACATTTTGGATTATGGTTGGGATTGTAGCAATCTCGGGTTTATCACAAGGCATGCTATTACCTGCCATTGCAATGATTTTTGAACAAGAAGGGGTTAGTTCAAGTATTAATGGTATTCATGCGACGGCATTATACATTGGGATATTATTTATTTCACCGTTTCTTGAAAAACCGATGCAAAAGTTTGGAATGAAGCCAATTATCGTGATTGGTGGGTTTCTCGTTATTATTTCATTATTCTTTTTTACACAAACCTTTTCATTCTGGGTATGGTTCGTTCTTAGATTTCTAGTTGGAGTCGGAGATCATATGCTTCATGTTGGAACGCAAACATGGATTACGACAACATCGGACCCGAGTAAAATAGGTAGACAAGTATCGATATACGGTGTATTCTTCGGAATTGGTTTCGCCGTTGGTCCGTATTTAGCGAGTACTGTTCAGTACGGTCTTGCAACACCATTTATCGTATCTACTATACTTTGTTTAATTGGCTGGCTTTTACTACTACCAACGAAAAATGCATTTCCAGCACAAGATGAGGCGAAAACTGAGAGTGAATCATCCTTTTCTCGTTATAAACAAGTCGTTGGATTAGCTTGGATTGCACTTATTGGTCCACTTGCATATGGTGTACTTGAAGCGATGTTAAATAGTAATTTGCCAGTATACGCACTTCGCAAAGGATGGTCTGTATCGGAAGTTTCCTTCTTATTACCAGCATTCGCAGTTGGAGGTATTATTACACAAATCCCGCTCGGTATGTTAAGTGATAAATACGGAAGAGATCGTATTTTAACGTGGATGTTCAGCGTAAGTACTGGCATTTTCCTACTTGCAGCAGTATTTGATCAATATTACTGGATTGTCTTTGCCTGTATGCTTCTAGCTGGTATGGTAATTGGATCATGCTTCTCATTAGGTCTTGGATTTATGACAGATTTATTACCGAGACACTTACTACCAGCAGGAAATATATTATCTGGAATTGCCTTTAGTTTAGGAAGTATTATGGGTCCTGTATTAGGAGGCGTATTTATAGAAAAAATACAGTATACAAGCTTTTTTATTGCGGTTATGATTATAATGGGTATTCTCGCAATGTTATATATTATTTACATGAAAAATCAATTCGCATCAAGAAAAATAGAAAGTAGGTTAGGGCATGACAAAACAACCTAA
- a CDS encoding alpha/beta fold hydrolase has product MGELVMIKPATMEFVSLSNGETIAYQEVGRQNEEILVLIHGNMTSSQHFDLVIEKLQDQYHIYAIDLRGFGQSTYNKSIDSLQDFAGDVKLFINQLKLEKFSLMGWSMGGGVAMEFTANHPTFVEKLILVESVGMKGYPIFKKDINGQPIVTSLLKTKEEIAQDPVQIAPVLDAIKNMNKVYYRTVWNLLIYTHNQPKPDRYEKYLDDMLTQRNFVDVNYALITFNISDEHNGVVEGNKQIHRIKAPTLVIQGDRDYVVPQVVGEELAKHLPNAELKLLEDCGHSPFIDCLDVFIKHVEDWLEGK; this is encoded by the coding sequence ATGGGGGAACTTGTGATGATTAAGCCTGCAACAATGGAGTTTGTTTCATTATCGAATGGAGAAACGATTGCATATCAAGAAGTTGGAAGGCAAAATGAAGAAATACTCGTACTCATTCATGGGAATATGACATCGTCACAACACTTTGATTTAGTTATTGAGAAACTGCAAGATCAATATCATATTTACGCAATTGATTTAAGAGGATTTGGACAATCAACTTATAATAAGTCGATAGATTCACTACAAGACTTTGCAGGAGATGTAAAACTATTTATCAATCAATTAAAACTAGAGAAATTTTCATTAATGGGCTGGTCAATGGGTGGTGGTGTTGCGATGGAATTTACAGCGAATCATCCAACGTTTGTCGAAAAGTTAATTTTAGTAGAATCAGTAGGAATGAAGGGCTATCCAATCTTTAAAAAAGATATTAACGGGCAACCGATCGTAACAAGTCTATTAAAAACGAAAGAAGAAATCGCGCAAGATCCCGTACAAATTGCACCAGTGCTAGATGCGATAAAAAATATGAATAAAGTATACTACCGTACAGTGTGGAATCTATTAATATATACACATAATCAACCTAAACCGGATCGTTATGAAAAGTATTTAGATGATATGTTAACGCAACGTAATTTCGTAGATGTGAATTATGCGCTCATTACATTTAATATTTCGGATGAACATAATGGGGTTGTAGAGGGAAATAAGCAAATTCATCGTATTAAAGCTCCGACACTCGTCATACAAGGTGATAGAGATTATGTCGTACCGCAAGTAGTGGGTGAGGAGTTAGCGAAACATTTGCCGAATGCAGAATTAAAATTGTTAGAAGATTGCGGTCATTCACCGTTTATTGATTGTTTAGATGTATTTATAAAACATGTTGAGGATTGGTTAGAAGGTAAGTAG